Proteins co-encoded in one Aspergillus flavus chromosome 2, complete sequence genomic window:
- a CDS encoding proline oxidase PrnD codes for MKAARRPLRPLAGTPSSVLTPRYVSRTSNPKSSVATSTTTNNVWQQEPQTPKQELSPLAKLPISSVLRSLVILSVSSSSLLLKPCIKTLSMLAHPKTALLDVAKNPLLNMLVKHTIYKQFNAGENKLEVQRSIEDIKRLGYRGVLLGYAKEVLVGESNVDPKDEQAAREEIQMWLDGTLQTVDMAQEGDFVALKFTGMGVQALDVLQRQAAPTEFMDRAIQKVCDLAISRNVRLLVDAEEQAVQPGIEEWTMKYQKYCNSQTPGRAIFYNTYQAYLCSTPTTLAKHLEISRQEGYTLGVKLVRGAYLKTEPRHLIWSTKEETDQCYDGVVEALLTRKYNSMLKSASEKHQTDLPSVNVIIATHNRDSVRKAHALRTEQAMKGENHGVDLSYAQLQGMADEVSCELLQGFQSAEVMKGASMESPNVFKLLTWGSVKECMGFLMRRAIENTEAVGRTKQSQEAMFEELKRRARLAFRRSN; via the exons ATGAAAGCAGCTCGCCGTCCTTTGCGCCCCCTCGCTGGCACCCCCTCCTCCGTTCTGACCCCAAGATACGTCAGCCGCACCAGCAACCCTAAGTCATCGGTGGCGACTTCGACAACAACGAACAATGTGTGGCAGCAAGAACCCCAGACTCCCAAGCAGGAGTTGTCCCCTTTGGCAAAGCTTCCCATCTCATCGGTTTTGCGCTCCCTCGTGATTCTGTCCGTCTCGtcctcttcacttcttctGAAGCCATGCATCAAGACGCTGTCGATGCTGGCGCATCCTAAGACTGCACTTCTGGATGTGGCCAAGAACCCTCTGTTGAATATGCTCGTCAAGCATACCATTTACAAGCAGTTCAACGCTGGCGAAAACAAGCTTGAGGTCCAACGGTCCATTGAAGACATTAAGCGTCTTGGATACAGAGGTGTGCTGCTTGGATATGCCAAGGAGGTCCTAGTTGGAGAGAGCAATGTGGACCCGAAGGATGAGCAAGCAGCCCGTGAGGAAATCCAGATGTGGCTGGATGGAACCCTGCAGACCGTCGACATGGCGCAGGAGGGAGACTTCGTGGCCCTGAA ATTCACCGGCATGGGTGTTCAGGCGCTTGATGTCCTGCAGCGTCAGGCTGCACCAACTGAATTCATGGACCGTGCGATTCAAAAGGTCTGCGATTTGGCTATCTCGCGGAACGTGCGCCTGCTCGTGGATGCCGAGGAGCAGGCCGTCCAACCCGGTATTGAAGAATGGACCATGAAGTATCAGAAATACTGCAACTCTCAGACCCCTGGCCGTGCCATCTTCTACAACACTTATCAGGCTTATCTCTGCTCCACTCCGACAACCCTTGCCAAGCACCTTGAAATCTCCCGCCAGGAAGGTTACACTCTTGGTGTCAAGCTGGTCCGCGGCGCGTATCTCAAGACTGAGCCTCGTCACTTGATCTGGTCCACCAAGGAGGAAACCGACCAATGCTACGACGGTGTTGTGGAAGCCCTTCTGACCCGCAAGTACAACTCGATGCTGAAGTCTGCATCTGAGAAGCACCAGACTGACCTGCCATCTGTCAACGTTATTATCGCCACCCACAACCGGGACTCCGTTCGCAAGGCACATGCTCTTCGTACTGAGCAGGCGATGAAGGGAGAGAACCACGGTGTTGATCTGTCCTATGCTCAGCTGCAGGGAATGGCTGACGAGGTCAGCTGCGAACTTCTGCAAGGCTTCCAGAGTGCTGAGGTGATGAAGGGCGCCTCTATGGAGTCGCCCAATGTCTTCAAGCTTTTGACCTGGGGATCTGTCAAGGAGTGCATGGGCTTCCTGATGAGACGCGCTATTGAGAACACCGAGGCTGTTGGCCGCACCAAGCAATCCCAGGAGGCGATGTTCGAGGAGCTCAAGCGCAGGGCACGCCTGGCGTTCCGCCGCAGCAACTGa